The Salegentibacter sp. Hel_I_6 region CATCTTCAAAAGTTTTGAACCCGGTGAAATCATCATTTAATTTTGCTACGTTACAGTGTTGCCAACCCCCGTAGAACATATAATATTCTCCATCGTCTTCAAAAACAAATTGGTCTATTGGCTGGGCGCCGTTATGGAATTTTCCAATTAAAGGTTTCCCTAAATGATCTTTGTAGGGCCCTTCTGGACTGGAAGCTTTAGCTACACCAATACCTCCAAGCTCTTCATCACTTTGAATATCGTTAGCACCAAAAAAGAGGAAATAATCTTTCTCCTTTTTAATAATAGCAGGAGCCCACATAGCCCGGTTAGCCCACTTCACTTCAGCAGTATCAATTATTCTTTCGTGCTTCTCCCAGTTCACGAGGTCTTTTGAAGAAAAAGCATCAAGAAATACCTGTTCCTCGTAAGGGGCAGAATAAGTAGGGAAAATCCAGTATTTATCATCAAAAACGATTCCTTCAGGATCGGCATACCAACCTGGAAAGACGGGGTTGTTGTTTTGAACAATTTCTTCTTCTGTTTTCTCTTCTTTTTCTTTATTATCTTCTGCATTCATTTTGCAACTTGTAACGGCAATCGCTGCAAACATTAATAATAAAAGGTTTCTATAAGAATTTTTCATCTTTAACATTTTAATTTAAACTTCGTATTTGCTCCAATCCATTACCTCATTTCGGGTGACAGGATTCATTGCTACTTTTAATAAATCTTCATCGTATTTCATTCCATGTTTCTCAAGCACATGCGCTGGTACACCGTCCCAAACATTGGGAGTATTCCCGCGATAATCGAGATATTTAAATCCGGGGTCACTTGTAAAGTAGCCAGTAACTACCAGGTTTCTGATATTCCTAAAAAATACAGGACCTGGAGAATTTTCTTCAAAAGCTCTGGGGTAAGCCATGTTATCTATAATTTCCATTTGATTTTCTTTTGAAATCTCATTGAAAGCTGCTTCAAAACGTTTATTGCTTTCCCTATTAATCCACATTAAACCACCACGCATGGGGAGTTGATGCTCGGGAATGTCTTTTACAATAAACTCGATGAATTCCGGTACGCCTGCTTCAGTAGCGGAAACCGATTCTTCATCTTCAGGAATAATAATATCTGATAATATAGAAATAGTAGCCATCTCTTCTTCAGAGAAAAATGTCTCAGAATATAAATCTTCATCTCTTTCCTCTTCCGCCGGAGTTCTTCCGTACCCCTCTCTTTCTTCAATTATATCTCCTGCAGCAATAGGTGATTTTTTATCGGTCACACAACTGCTAAGGAACAAGCTAGAGCCTACGCCTCCCAGAACCAGTGCTTTTAGTGATTCCCTTCTATCCATAATTATAAATTTTATACATTCCCTTTTTTAAGCTGTTCGGTCAAATAATCAGTAGCACGCCAGGCCAGTGCCAGGATCGTCCAGGTTGGATTCTTATCTGCCTGGGATACGAATGGCCCGCCATCCATAACAAATAAATTAGGTACATCGTGCGCCTGGTTAAACTCATTTACCACAGAACTTTTAGGATCTTTACCCATCCTTGTGGTTCCCACTTCGTGGATAATCTTTCCAGGATTTTCTAGTCCGTAATTTTTTTCTTTTCCAGGCTTGTCCCCTAATGGAACTGCGCCCATATTATGCATCACCTCTTCAAAAGTATCTTGCATATGCCTGGCTTGTTTTACTTCTTCATCAGACCAGCTGTAATTGAATTTTAGCACCGGGATTCCATACTTATCTACTGTATTTGAATCAATTTCGCAATAATTTTCTTTTCGTGGAATACTTTCTCCACGTCCGGCCATTCCAAAGGTAGCTCCATAGAATTTTTTTACATCTTTTTTGAGGCCCGTGCCATAAGCATTTCGTGAAGTATCACCGGTAATTTCTTTTAAGGCCTGGGTATTAAACCCAAATCCATAAGCAGGCATACTCATTCCGCCCCAATATTCAATATGATATCCACGAGTAAAACCAAGGTCTTTACTATCGTTTAGCCACCATGGTGTATAAAGGTGCATTCCGCCTACGCCGTCTTCATTATAACGTTCTCTATCTACCAGTTGGGGAATAAATCCCATCCTGGAAGATCCCGTTGAATCGTGAAGGTACTTCCCTACCACTCCGCTGGAATTTGCCAGTCCGTTAGGGTGCTGTGCCGATTTTGAATTAAGTAAAATACGTGCCGAACTACAGGCGCTAGCGGCTAAGATTACTACTTTTGCTTTGATTTCGTAATCTCTTAGATCGTCTTTATCTATATAAGAAACCCCGGTAGCTTCCCCTTCCCCATTGGTTAAGACTTCTCTAACCATGGCATTTACATAGAGGTCTACATTACCAGTTTTTACAGCTGGTTTCACTAAAACAGATGAAGAAGAAAAATCGGCATAAGCCATACAGGAACGGGAACACTGGTTACAAAAAAAGCATGCGCCACGCTCCTTATTCACCGGTTTTGTGAGTATAGATAAGCGAGAAGGAATCATAGGAACTCCTGCTTTATTAGCCCCTTTTTTGATGTATAACTCGTGTAATCTGGGCTTTGGAGGTGGTAAAAAGAACCCATCTGGTTCGTTTGGTATATTTTCTTTAGTCCCAAAAACCCCAATTAATTTATCTACTTTATCGTAATATGGTTTTACGTCTTCGTAACCTATTGGCCAGTTATCACCTTTTCCATCAAAATCCTTTCGTTTAAAATCCAGGGGACCAAAGCGAAGAGAAATACGCCCCCAATGGTTGGTTCTTCCACCTAACATCCTTGATCTAAACCAGGCAAATTCTGTATTTGCATTTTGGGTATAGGGCTCCCCTTCTAATTCCCAGCCACCATAGGCCATATCGAAATCTCCAAAAGGCCTTGTAGTAGAAGCTCCTCTACGTGGAGACTCCCAGGGCCACCTAAGTTGGGTGCGCTGTTCTTTGTTAGCAGGATCAAAATCTGGTCCCGCTTCCAGCAATGCTATTTTAAACCCGGCATCAGCAAGTAGTTTGGCCGCCATACCGCCACCAGCACCCGAGCCTACTATGCAGACATCATATTTAGTTGATTGCTTCTTTATTTGAAATGACATTAATTCAATTTATGTGGTTATACCTTCTCCTTCTTCTCCAGTACTCTTCCAGATTTCGATAAAGCTACTGCGTAAGCTCCCAACATAGTAGCATTGTTGGTGCCCAACCTGGAAATACCCACCGGGACTCTTTTATCTTCTACGAATTCAATTTCCCTGGTAGAAAATGGAACTTTAATTTTTTTCATTGCAGTTTTATAAAATGCCTGCTTAGTTTTTTGTTCTTCAAAAGAAAAAGCCTGAGATACTATTCTATTAAACCTGTCTTTGTTCCTATTCTCAATTTTTCCATTAAGATGCTCTAATATTTGTGGCAACAGTAATTTAGAAGAACCTGCTATGCCCCCACCAATAACTACACCTCCATCAATTATATTCATAACATTGGCCAGTGCTTCTGCGGCAACTTTCGCAACACTATCATAAGCCATAACTGCGGCTTCCCTATTTCCATTTTTATCTCCTACGGCAATTTGAAAAATATCTTTTGGGCTTAACTCAAAGCTTTCTTTAGAGTAATCTTTATAGTAGGATTGGATTCCCCTTACACTTACACTTTCTTCGGCAATAATTTTTGGCTCTAAGAGATTTCTCATCAACCAAATTTCTCCCCCCGCAGAATTATCTCCTGCACATATTTCCTGGTTTATAACAACCCCGGCGCCAAAACCGGTTCCTAAAGTAATACCTATTAGATTTTTAAATTCTTTTTTTATTCCGAATTCTTTAAAACCATTATTAACCTCTGGAAGAAAGCCACCAATAGCCTCTCCATAGGTAAAAAGATCTCCGTCATTATTAATATAAGTAGGCAAGTTAAAATAATCCTCCAACATTGGTCCCAAGGCCACGCCCTCTTTAAAAGAGGGGAAGTTTGGAGGGCTTATAATAATCCCTTTTTCGTATTCTGCAGGTCCTGGGAAAGCAAAACTAATAGCCACTGCCTTTTCTGGCAATAAAAGCTTTTTTACTCTTTTGAAACCTTCAATAATATTTTCCAGGCATTTTTCTAAATCTGTTGAGTTGGATGGTAAGGTGATAAGTGGAGTAATTGGTTTTCCTCCTTTTAAAGCGGAAAAAACAAAATTAGTCCCACCTGCATCTAATGTTAAAACTATTCTTTCGTCTTGAAATATTTTCATTTGCAAACTTAGCAGTAAGATTTTCGGTTTTTATAATTTTGTTATTTCAACAAATGCGGCTTTTCCTGGTAAGTTTTCCAAAGAAATTCTCCAAATAGCGTATTGGCCCAGGCAAACCATTCCCGGGAGAAATTTGTGGGATCGTCTTTATGGAAGGTTTCGTGCATAAAGCCAGTATCTCCATGAGTATTTTTAAGTGTATTTATACACCATTTAATTTCTTTATCATCCTTACTGGTTAAACCTTTCATGGTAATAGACATAGGCCAAATCATATCTAGCGCAACGTGGGGGCCACCTATTCCTTCAGCTGCAGTGCCTTCGAAAAAGAAAGGATTGTCTTTAGACCAAATATAATCTCTTGTATTTTGATAAATAGGATCATCTGCAGCTACGGCGCCTAGATAAGGTAATGAAAGGAGACTAGGAACATTAGCATCATCCATTAACAATTGGTTGCCAAAACCATCCACTTCAAAAGCGTAGATCTTACCATATTTTTTATGATCTACAACGGCATACTCATCCAAAGCTTCTTTCACCTCTTTTCTTAACTTCAGGAGTTCATTTGCTTTATCGGTCTCTCCATGGATTTCTGTTAACATTTCTGCAGCTTGCTCCAGGCTAACCACTGCAAAGAAATTTGAAGGAATTAAAAACGAAAACACCGTGGCATCATCACTAGGTCTAAATGCCGAACAAATTAGGCCTACTGGATTAACTGGATAGCCATACCCCTGCAACGCACGGGTATCGGTAGCTTTTGGAGTTTCTCTTTGAAAAGAATATGCGCCTCTATCATCCTTTTTTTGCTGATCTTTAAATACCTTAAGGATAGAATCAATGGCTTTTATCCAATTATCATCGAAAGGGCTGGTATCGCCAGTAGATTTCCAGTAATGGTAACCTAACCTAATAGGATAACATAGGGAATCAATCTCCCATTTACGCTCGTGTACACCAGGCTTCATATCGGTTAAATCGCTAAACCATTCACCTTTCTTTTCAGGATCATCATAAAAAGCATTCGCATACGGATCTTTTAATATATACTGAGTCTGCTGGTTTATAACACCCGCTATAAGCTTTTTAAGTTTTTGATCTTCCTCGACAAAAGTCATATAAGGCCAAACCTGTGCTACACTATCGCGCAGCCACATGGCATCGATATCCCCGGTTATTACATAGGTGTTTGGTTTGCCATTTATTTCTGAATAGGTTACCGTGGTATCTAAAGTATTAGGGAAGCAATTATTAAAAAGCCATCCCAGTTCTTCGTCTTTTACATTTTTCTGAAATTCTGCAATAACCTTTTCAATTATTTTACTTTCGAAATTTCGATCTCCCTTAGGAGTTCTAACCACGGGGAATTTTTTAAAAAAACCGCTTATTTCTGAAGCATTAAGATGAAATGGATCCAACATTGTTAGACCGCCTGCTAATGCAGTATTTTGTATAAATTTTCTACGTTTCATATATTAAAATTTCTGTAGGAATTAATAGTGATAGTTCTAATTCCTTTTGTATATACGCTAATTTTTCTCATTAAATATTATCAGGATTTTCTGCGTAAGCTTCCCATAACTCATCGAGTGTAACACCCGTAAGGTCTTCCCATAATACTTCGGAATAGGTATTTTCCCGCATATTTCTATCCAGAGTTACAACAAGATTCTGATTATAATTATTTGAAATCCAGGCTAAAAACCTGGCGGTTATTCTATAGCTATTTTTATATGATTGATCGGGTGAAAATTCTGGCAGAAACCATTCTGCACCTTCATTATTAACACCATATTTATAACGAACATAATCGGCAATTCCCTCGGTAAGCCACCCCGGACCCGCTTGGTGTGGATAGGATTGTACAATATGCATGGCTTCGTGAGTAATTACATCTAAATCGTTTGGTTTATTTTCCAGCCATTGGGAGCTTATTGTGATTTTACCATTGTTCGCAAAGGCAACCCCGGTATAGGAAGTATCAATTTTAACATAAATGGTATCCTTGGCTTCAGGATTAAAATCTTTTACCATTTTTGGATAAACCTTAAAAAAAGTTTTTACTAAACCGTTCTTTACCTCGCTGTCTAAAAAAGGCGCATCGTTGATAAACATTAGGGTTTTATCTTTTTCCATAAAAACTTCAGGTTGCTGAGCTTGCATTTCGATTACCACAAGGAGGCTAAACAAGGTGATAAGCAGGCATGTATTTTTCATTTTTTAATTTCTTTCAATTCTATTCTAAACTCTTTATTCTCTTTAAAGATTTCTAGAGGAAAAGATTTAGTGTATCACAAGGTTAAGCTTTGTCAATACTTTCAAATAGGTATTAAATTTATATAAGAAAAAAGTGGAGATGTAACTAACTAGGCTAACAAATAAATATGAAAAAACTACTAAAACATGATTGCCTCATCTCCACTATCTCTGTTTTTAAATACTTTATTTTTTAAAACAAATTCCAGTTTAGTCCTTTGATTAGTATTATGGGCCAAATAATAAAATAAGAGGCCAAAATTCTTTATTTTGACCTCTCCTGGCTAATTTAATTTATTCCGGAATTGTTAAAAGGCGCCATTCACTCATCTGGAATAGACCGCCACCATTATTATTTACAACATTAAACCTATAATGGGTATAAGCTGTCTCATTTTCAAAATAGAATTCCCTGGTAAGATTTCTTCCACTGAAGGTTTGGTTAAGTCTTTCGTCTAGAACCTCCCAGTTCTCACCATCATTTGAACCCAGGATTTCCCAGTCGCGTGGATCCCTGTCTGGCGCATCATTTCCTGAGGTTAATTGATAAAAGCTTACGACTTTTTCTTCCTCAAATTGCAGGGTCATCCAAAATGGTTGAACATAATTTGATAAGTACTTTGAATTTAAATCCCCATCTATTAATTTAAGGGAGCCCTCGGCACCTTCAGCACCGCCACTATATTCCCTGTTTACATATATCTCGGCTTCGTCAGTGATATCCAATGGTGCTGAAGCTATAACCTTCAATTGAGCCTCAGCACTTAAACTTTCCTGATCCTGGGATACTATTCTTAAAATAGTCTCTCCGGCATCAACGGCAGTTATAGTTACTGATTTATCTTCGTTCATTATAAGATCAGCAACACTGGGATCGTCAATTTCCCATACATAATCCCTTGCCGGAAAAATATTAGGCACAAATCTCGGATTTATATCCTCGGTTTCCCCTGAAATCAGAAGTATGTCGGTATTATCTAAAGTAACCCCGGTTTCCACTAAATCTGGAAAATCTCTACGTCCTTCACAAGAAAAAAGTGCTACAATAAATGTAGAGAGGACGATACTTTTAAAATTAAAAATTTTTGTGTTCATATTATATTTTTTTTTTAGTAACCTGGATTTTGTTCTAAATTAGGATTGGTTTGCACCTGTCTTAAAGGAATAGGGTATAACGTTCTATAATCTTCACTCGGTTCGTGATCCCACCATGTTCCCGTGGTAAACTCACCAAATCTTATAAGATCTGTACGACGTTTACCTTCAAAAATAAATTCACGACCTCTTTCTTCCAGTAGCTCATCTAAGGTTAAAGTAGCCGTGGTATAAGAAGCCTCAGTCCAGTCTTCATCATTAAAATAACGACTCTTACTTTCGTTAATAAGATCTACCGCTTCAGCGGTTGCACTTCCCCCATTTAGTCGCATTAAAGCTTCAGCTTTGTTAAAATACATTTCTGTAAGCCTGTAAATCACGAAATCATTTTCTAAATAATTCTCGTCGGTTTGTGTTCCCGAACGGTATTTGTGAAAACGCGCACCACTGTTCTCTTCTCCATCTGTCATACTTCCTTCTCCTGTTTGGCCTTCGGTGTTTCTTCTAATATTATTTACATAAACCAAAGGCTGTCCATTATACTCTTCTGACCCTAGAATTGGCTGATCTGTACCGAATCGAAATTGAGGTCCAAATAAAAACCACTCTTGTTTCCTAATATCGCTCTCACTGTATTCATCAAAAGCAGAAGGGATTACAACAAAAGCATTCCATCCCGAATAATTTACATCCAAGGCAGGTGCCATATTTGAGAATCCGGAGTAAAAAGCCCGCCAATCATAACCAAATCCATTTTCTCTACTAAAAGGGAACTGGAAAATATTCTCTGGTGAAAGTTCATTTTGATTACTATAAGGACCTAATGGATCTTGGTCTAATGCCATATTACCCATTAGAGAACCTCCCTCTCCATCAATAACTTTGTCTGCATATTCAATGCTTTCCTGCCATCTAGCTTCACCACTCCAAACTTCAGCATTAAGATAAAGCTCAGATAACATTGCATAGCCTACAGCTTTTGAAACTCTTCCTAACAAGGATTGAGAAAGAGGTTGAAGACTTTCAACGTTTTCTAATAATTCGCTTTCTACAAATGCAAATATTTCTTCTCTTGATACCGTTGCAGGGTTTTGCGGCTCACCTACCTGAGTAACGAGTGGAATGTTCCCAAAAAGATCCATCAATTTCATATAATGGTATGCTCTTAACACCCTTGATTCTGCCACCAGAGATTCCAATCTTTCAGGTGATACATTCGCAGATTCTGGATCGATATTTTCAATATCGGTTATAGCCGCATTAACATATCCTACTCCGGTCCACATTAAACTCCAAGTATTGGCCAATCTACCTTCTTGAGTGGTCCAGGTGTGGTAATGTTGCCTTATATGATCTCCACCATCAAATCCATGGGGACCTTTTTGCGGCCAGGCTACCTGATCAGCTGATAATTCATTATGATAATAATAGCCATTTTGTCCAGACCAGGACAACCAGGCTTGCATGTGGGTGAAAGGCCGCAACGTAGCCTGAATAATTTCTAATTCATTATTGTAGAAATTTGATTCCTCTAGTTCAGAATATGGACTTTCATCCAAATCCATGCAGCCGAAGAAACTAAATACTATCGCGAAACAGGCTAAATTCTTTATATTTAATAAATTCTTCATTTCTTGTGTTGTTTAAAATTTAACATTCATACCAGCAGTAATCGTAGTGGTTCTAGGGTAGAAATTTCTATCATCTACTCCAGGATAAAGCCCTGTATCCTGTACTTCAGGATCTCTACCCGTATATCCAGTAATTACAGCAAGGTTTCGTGCGTTGACATATACCCTAAGGGCACTGAAAGGACTATTTTTTCCAAATTTGAAATTATAGCCTAGAGTTACATTATCCAGCTTTACGAAATCTCCACTTTCTAAATAATAATCTGAATATTGAGGCTGCTCACTTATATGGCTATACTGGTCTAAAGCGGAAGTCAAAACATTTCCTCCAATATTTGGGTTTCCATAGAACAAGTCTACTGTGTTTAAGATATCATAATCAAATTTTCCTCGTAAAAATACAGTTAGATCAAAGTTCTTATAGCGAAATGTATTGGTTAAGGATGCATTGTACTTCGGCATTCCGTTTCCTATAATGGCATTATCATCTCGTGGACTAATCTCACTGGCTGGCACAACAGAACCATCGGCCTTATAAAAAAGCCATTGACCATCTTGCGTAAACCCGGCAAAACGTTTCCCGTAGAAATCACCAATTGGTCCTCCTTCGGTATTTCTAATTGCATCTCCTAAATTCCCTGGATTTCCAATATTTCCTCCGAAAATTTCACTTGCAATGAACTGATCATTAGAAAGGGTAGTTAGTTCATTTTCCTGATAACTACCAGCCATATCAATAGTCCAGCTAAAATCTTCAGAATTAATAGCTTTAAAAGACATTCCTAATTCTACACCCTTATTGGTTATAGTACCAACATTGGTATATATTGTACGTTGAACAAAAGGTGGCTGAGGAACTTCATAACTTAAAAGTAAATCTTCGGTACGGCGATTATAAACATCTAAAGCACCGGTTAATCTGTTATTAAATAGTCCAAAATCCAATCCAACGTTCCATTCCTTTTTTCTTTCCCACCTTAAATTAGGATTGGGATTCTTATTAGCTCCATAAGTTTGATAAAAAGTTGGAATATATTGTCCATCGGCATTAGGAGAATCAGGATAGATAGGGTAACGACCTCCGGTTCCTAACGTCACCAAAGATTGATAATTTGGAATCCCCTGGTTTCCCGTTATACCGTAATCCGCCCTTATTTTAAGGCTTGAAATAAAATCAGCATTTTGCATAAACTGTTCATCTGAGATTAACCAGGCAGCAGAAATGGCAGGAAAATTACCCCATTTATTATTAGCACCAAATTTAGAAGACCCTTCCCGACGCATCGATGCCTGTAGGAAATAACGGTCCTTAAAAGAATAATTTACCCTGGAAAAAAAAGCAATCAGAGTATTATCGTTTTTAAAACTATTCAAACTTGGGCGAGGCAAATCGGTATCAATAATTGCGTTCCCAGCACCAAAATTCCAGTCTAAAAATGCATCAGTAGTAAAACCACTGTTATTCATATCAAAAGTCTCTAATGTTGTATATTGGTAACTATACCCTCCTAACAGGTCAAAGGCATGATCTCCTATTTCCCTTTCAAAAGTCAAAGTAGGCTCAAAGGTAGTGGTGTGATCCAGAAGATTTGATTTATAAGCATATCCAGTTCCTAAGTACTGACTTCCATCATTATATTGGTTCCAATCCTGTATTGACCTATACTGTCTGTCATTCCAGGTATTACGTTGGTAAGATCCAAAAGCGGCCACTATTAATCCTTCTGTAATTTCAAAGGAAGCTTTAGCATCACCGGAAAAAGTTTGTTGCTGTCGCTTATTAAACCTGTTTTCATATTCGGAAAAGGGGTTATAGCCTCTTTGTGGTTGATAAAAACCGAACCTACCTTCGTTATACAAATCGGTTCCTTGGTCCACAGAATAAGGAGCATATATAGGTGCAGTAGGATTCCAATCGGTTACAATACCAAATTGACCTCCTCCTAATAAATTAGCATTATTAAAGTTGGTTACAATGCTAGACTGAAAATTTAATCGATCATCAAAAGCAGATTGATTAAAGCTAGCCCTAACCCCAAATTCTTCTCTTTCATTTTCTAACGCAATTCCCTCAAGATTCCTATAGTATAATGAGACTCTGTAATTGCTATTTTCTCCTCCACCTGAAGCAACAAAATTATGATATTGACTAAGATTTGCTTCATTAACTAGTTCGTCAAATATATCTGTAGAATATCCGAAATCATTTGAAGAAAAAACGCCATCTTCCATAGCCTGCCTATACTGTGCTGCAGATAAAAAATTTGGTTTAGCGTTCACAAAATCTCGAGATAAAAATGTAGAATAATCAAAGCTGGTTACTCCTGCCTTACCCTTTTTGGTAGTAATTAATATTACTCCATTATTTCCTCGGGTTCCATAAATTGCTGAAGCTGCACCACTTTTAAGTACATCAAAAGACTCAATATCATTTTGCTGTACAAGATCTAAATTACCTCCAGGAATTCCATCTATAACAATTAAAGGTTCCGTATTACCTGTAATTGAGGTTACTCCCCTAAGCTGAATTGAAGTACCCCCGTTCGGATTATTTCCTGCAGGCCTAGTAATGGATAAACCAGGCACTTTACCCTGAATAAGAGAAAGAGCATTCGGCACCACCCCCTGGTTGAAATCATCTTCAGTTACTTTAGTAATAGAAGTGGTCACAGACCGTCTATTCTGTGTACCGTAACCTACAAGTACTACCTCATCCAGTGATTCCTGACCCTGTTCCATTTGCAGATTAATCGTGGACTGCCCATCCACAGGTTGCTCTACAGTTTCCATTCCAACAAACGAGAAAACCAAAACCGCGTCTTGGTCTCCTAATGTAATAGAGTAATTCCCATCAAAATCGGTTTGAGCACCATTGTTCGTTCCCTTCTCCTGGACGGTAACACCTGGCAACGGCAAGCCATTAGAATCGGTAACTGTTCCAGTTACTGTATTTTGATTCTGTGCATAAGGATATGCCTCGTTAATCTGAAATACCATCAATAAGAAAAACAAACAATATTTGAAATTCTTTTGAAGGCAAATAGACCGTAAAAAAAGGCTAGTCTTTTTTTCCATATTAGATTTAAATTTTAGTTAGTATTTAACATTAAATTAGTAAAGCTAATATACTAAATCGGTTTAGTTAAAAAAACTTTAATGCTTAAATTAATAATTTTAACATAAAAATATGCCTTTTAATTTGTCTTGAATTGCGGAGATAGGGAAAAAGGAGTGCTTTCTTTATTGATATTCCTTATTAGATTAGGTTCGGTGCTCATTTCAAAATTCAAATTTCCTCCCTTGCTAATTTGATCGTAAGAAAGATAATTTTTAAGGAACTCATCCCCATTTAAAGTTGCTGATTGTATAAAGACGTTCTCCTTATCATTATCCTTTGCATTTATAATAAACGTATTCCCGTTTTCTAGATTAATAGTAGCTTTTTTAAACACAGGACTTCCAATCACATACTGGTCTGTACCAGGTGTAACACTATAAAAACCAAGGGCGCTAAGGACGAACCACGAAGAAGTCTGGCCCTGGTCCTCATCACCGGGATATCCGTTTTCACTAGAATTATATAATTTTTCCATAACCTCTCTAACTCTATACTGGGCTTTCCAGGGTTGACCCGCATAATTATAAAAATAAATCATATGTTGGATTGGTTGATTACCGTGGGCATATTGTCCCATGTTGGCCATTTGCATTTCTGTCATTTCGTGAATTTTCCCTCCATATGTTCCCACGTTGACTTTACCGGAAACATTGAATACAGAATCCATCTTAGCGGTAAAAGGTTCATTCCCCCCCAATAGGTTAATAAGTCCTTGTGGATCCTGGAAAACAGACCATAGGTAATGCCACGCGTTTCCCTCGGTGAAAGGTCCTCCCCATTCATAGGCATCAAAATCTTTAACCCATTGGCCGTTCTTCTTTCTACCACGCATAAAACCAGATTTTTCATCATAAACATTTTTATAATTATACATGTGCCTGGAAAATATTTCCTCATAAAATTTATTACCGGAATCCTTGGCAAGCTTATAGGCACAAAAATCATCGTAGGCATATTCAAGAGTTTTCGCTGTTGCTTCTTTCACTTCAGGATAAGGAACATATCCGATTGTAAAATATTCTTTCCATCCATCACGTCCGTTAGCCGGACCCCAGGGACCTTTATTTGTCACCTCATGAAAATATGCTTCCAGGGCTTTTTCTGGATTAAAGGTTCGGATCCCTTTTGCCCAGGCATCGGCAAGTAAAGAAATCGCATGATTACCCACCATGCTTCCAGCCTCACTAGGAAAAGACCATGATGGCAACCACCCGCATTGGTCATAAGCATCTAATAAGGCAGCAACATAGCGGCCGTGCATCTTTGGAGAAAGAATTGCATTTAAAGGAAATTGTCCTCTAAATGTATCCCAAAAACCTGTATCGGTGAACATATACCCCTTATGAATCCCCCCATCATAAGGACTATAATAATATGGATCACCATGTTCATCAATTTCATAAAACTTCCTTGAAAAAAGACTTGCCCTAAAAAAACAGGAATAAAACGTTTTGATCTGTTCCTCGGTTCCGCCTTCTACCAAAATTTTTCCTAACTGTTTATTCCATATTCTGGCACCTCGCACTTTTGTTTCCTCAAGGTCTTGATCTTTCCCAAGCTCAGCGACCAAAGTTGTGAGAGCTTGTT contains the following coding sequences:
- a CDS encoding basic secretory protein-like protein — encoded protein: MKNTCLLITLFSLLVVIEMQAQQPEVFMEKDKTLMFINDAPFLDSEVKNGLVKTFFKVYPKMVKDFNPEAKDTIYVKIDTSYTGVAFANNGKITISSQWLENKPNDLDVITHEAMHIVQSYPHQAGPGWLTEGIADYVRYKYGVNNEGAEWFLPEFSPDQSYKNSYRITARFLAWISNNYNQNLVVTLDRNMRENTYSEVLWEDLTGVTLDELWEAYAENPDNI
- a CDS encoding discoidin domain-containing protein, which encodes MNTKIFNFKSIVLSTFIVALFSCEGRRDFPDLVETGVTLDNTDILLISGETEDINPRFVPNIFPARDYVWEIDDPSVADLIMNEDKSVTITAVDAGETILRIVSQDQESLSAEAQLKVIASAPLDITDEAEIYVNREYSGGAEGAEGSLKLIDGDLNSKYLSNYVQPFWMTLQFEEEKVVSFYQLTSGNDAPDRDPRDWEILGSNDGENWEVLDERLNQTFSGRNLTREFYFENETAYTHYRFNVVNNNGGGLFQMSEWRLLTIPE
- a CDS encoding RagB/SusD family nutrient uptake outer membrane protein — translated: MKNLLNIKNLACFAIVFSFFGCMDLDESPYSELEESNFYNNELEIIQATLRPFTHMQAWLSWSGQNGYYYHNELSADQVAWPQKGPHGFDGGDHIRQHYHTWTTQEGRLANTWSLMWTGVGYVNAAITDIENIDPESANVSPERLESLVAESRVLRAYHYMKLMDLFGNIPLVTQVGEPQNPATVSREEIFAFVESELLENVESLQPLSQSLLGRVSKAVGYAMLSELYLNAEVWSGEARWQESIEYADKVIDGEGGSLMGNMALDQDPLGPYSNQNELSPENIFQFPFSRENGFGYDWRAFYSGFSNMAPALDVNYSGWNAFVVIPSAFDEYSESDIRKQEWFLFGPQFRFGTDQPILGSEEYNGQPLVYVNNIRRNTEGQTGEGSMTDGEENSGARFHKYRSGTQTDENYLENDFVIYRLTEMYFNKAEALMRLNGGSATAEAVDLINESKSRYFNDEDWTEASYTTATLTLDELLEERGREFIFEGKRRTDLIRFGEFTTGTWWDHEPSEDYRTLYPIPLRQVQTNPNLEQNPGY